The proteins below are encoded in one region of Mycteria americana isolate JAX WOST 10 ecotype Jacksonville Zoo and Gardens chromosome 22, USCA_MyAme_1.0, whole genome shotgun sequence:
- the METTL2A gene encoding tRNA N(3)-cytidine methyltransferase METTL2A codes for MAAPREAPERRPFGRRFLTDPARLFQHNAWDNVEWSEEQEASARSKVQENSSQLLPQDKQEEYEVNAKRYWDDFYKIHENGFFKDRHWLFTEFPELAPNRNPSQNGDSVHEFSNKEESKNEGLGSCENGHCSLETREENQLNLIKSTPKICTEELATRKYSELNQSDGDYPGSSASYRILEVGCGAGNTVFPILQTNNDPGLFVYCCDFSTTAVDLVQNNAEYDSSRCFAFVHDLCNDQSPFPMPDESLDVVILIFVLSAILPEKMQCIVNRLSRLLKPGGMILLRDYGRYDLAQLRFKKGQCLSDNFYVRGDGTRVYFFTQDELDDLFTTAGLEKIQNLVDRRLQVNRGKQMTMYRVWIQCKYRKPAAPQL; via the exons ATGGCGGCGCCCAGGGAGGCGCCGGAGCGGCGGCCCTTCGGGAGGCGCTTCCTTACCGACCCCGCCCGCCTCTTCCAGCACAATGCCTG GGATAATGTGGAGTGGTCAGAAGAGCAGGAAGCCAGTGCCAGGAGTAAAGTTCAAGAGAACAGCTCACAGCTATTGCCACAAGATAAACAAG AGGAATACGAGGTGAATGCTAAGAGATACTGGGATGACTTTTATAAAATCCACGAAAATGGCTTCTTCAAGGACAGGCACTGGCTGTTCACTGAATTTCCTGAGCTGGCACCTAACAGGAACCCAAGTCAAAATGGGGATTCTGTGCATGAATTTAGCAACAAAGAAGAATCCAAAAATGAAGGGCTGGGAAGCTGTGAAAATGGGCATTGTTCATTGGAAACCAGGGAAGAGAATCAGTTAAACCTGATAAAAAGCACACCTAAGATCTGCACAGAGGAGTTGGCTACACGGAAGTATAGTGAGCTGAATCAAAGTGATGGAGATTACCCAGGATCATCTGCATCTTACCGTATATTGGAG GTTGGCTGTGGTGCTGGAAATACAGTCTTCCCAATTTTACAAACCAACAA TGACCCAGGCCTTTTTGtttattgctgtgatttttctaCAACAGCTGTGGATCTTGTCCAG AACAATGCAGAATACGATTCTTCTCGCTGCTTTGCGTTTGTCCATGACCTGTGCAATGACCAAAGTCCTTTCCCAATGCCAGACGAGAGTCTTGACGTTGTTATTCTTATCTTTGTCCTCTCGGCGATTCTCCCAGAGAA GATGCAATGCATTGTTAACAGACTGAGTCGCCTCCTCAAACCAGGAGGAATGATTTTGTTACGAGATTATGGCCGTTACGATCTGGCCCAGCTTCGGTTTAagaaag GTCAATGTCTGTCTGATAACTTCTATGTGAGAGGTGATGGCACCAGAGTCTACTTCTTCACACAAG aTGAATTAGACGATCTCTTCACAACAGCTGGGCTGGAGAAAATCCAGAATCTGGTTGATCGGCGTTTGCAAGTGAACCGTGGGAAACAAATGACAATGTATCGAGTATGGATCCAGTGCAAATACCGCAAACCTGCTGCTCCTCAACTGTGA